The nucleotide sequence GAAGGAAAAGTGGGGCCAGCAAATACTCTGGTTTTGTAAATCATTTTCTCACTTTTGAGAAGAGAAACAAACACTTTGCTTCAAGTAATCTCCTACTTCAGTACAAAACACCTTTGGAAAAAATAGCATACCATAATATGTTCTTAGAAATAAATCACTGGTAAGTATTTGTTCCTAATACATAAGATctgtttatttcctttattttatattgactCATGTTTCAATCTTcactaaaatgaaacaaatgctacTGAGTAGAAATCTCAGGATTTTCTGAGTAGAGTCTTACACGTTTTGCCTTATTTGTCATTTGTATTTTGAaacacaggccttctttggtgTTTATCCATTCATAGGACAGATGTAACTGGCTTTGTGGGTGTGCACTAGAAGCAGAGGCAAAAGACTTGGAGAAAAATCATGCAATTTGCCTATGCTTTTAGCCTTGTGCTCCTTTTCAGAATTGTGATACATTGTTCGTTGATATAGATCTTGTGTTTAATGCTGTTTCTGCATTTATCATTTATCAATAGGTGCAATTCTCATTCCCAGctacaaaatgttagaaaacAGAATATGCTAGGAATATTTTTAGGAAAAGACCTTGGAGAACTTTTGTATGTTTCAGTAGATGTACAGCTAAGGCTCTTACTATGGTCTGGTTGAATACATGAGGTGTCAGATTGCAAACTTATTCTTCTTAAAGTTAAATGTTCTTTTATTTGCCACTGAAGCCATCCCAACAGATAggtacataataaaatatttggtatTTTTAACTGTTTAAAGGGTAGATCATATGATCCTAAAAGTGGATCAACATGAGAAATAGtgaattctaatttttatttattgtttttaggtATACATTACAATAGAGTTCTTTTGGTGTATTACACATACATAGTATATAACTTCTTCTATTGTAGAGTTTTTCTGGTCATGtactcatatgtgaacataggaatgtaatgtcagattcattctactatattcccctcccctctcagccCTTTATTTACTTTTGTCTAACCAACAAACTTCTATTCTTTTATTCTCCACCCTTATGTGTGTTAGCAACTACATGTTAAGGAGAATATTCAGACTTTGGATTTGGAgaactggattatttcacttggcatgatagtgttcagttccattcatttgccagcaaatgccataatttcattcttcatggctgaatccattgtgtatatatgacacattgtCTTTATCCTTCCATGTGTTtaaaggcacctaggttggttccacagcttaacTTTTGTgaagagctgctataaatatttatgtgtctGTGTCATTATAGTATCATTCTAGTATACACTGAAGAGCAgagtaactgggtcaaatggtcgtTCCACTCCAGGTTTTGTGAGAAATCTATATACTGATTTCCTGAAAAATTTCTTggtgcaatgtatgagtgaatcttttccccacattctcaccaacatttattgttacttgtattctctatatctcagtgtagttttaattttcatttttctaattgctagagatgttgaacatttttttcatatacttattaactgtttgtacatatttttctttgaagtgcttgctcagttttttgttcatttattgattgggttattttttgtgagttatttttcgagttgtttatatattctggagattaatgctctatctgacatgtcagtgacaaagattttctcccattctatagggtgTCTACTCACATTCTTgatggtttcctttgctgtaaagataccaccccatttattgattctttattttatttcttgtactttaaGTGTCTTTTTGAGAAATTCAGTACCTACAATGACAAGATGGAGCACTGGGCCTGTCTAGTCTTGTAATAGGTCTAGAGTCTTTTATCTAttatctaggtccttgatccactttgtttTTGAGAAATAGGGGTTAAATTTCTCCTATGACATATgggttttcagttttcccagcacaattgGTTGATGAACCTCTCCTTTCCCCAGTGCATGTTTTATAGTGTGTTTGTCTAGTATTAGATAACTATATGTGTGGGGTTTTCTCTGTTGCTTCTCTTCTGTTCtgcaaagttattttttttttcttacattggCAAACTAACTAATCACTTAATCTATTCTTTCATTCTGGTATAATGCAGATTTTTTCaatccttaatttttttctttttttataaccaggaattgaaccagggtgctcaaccactgagatgcatcctcagccatttatttatttatttatttatgaatgagtcagggtctcactaaattgctgaagactggctttgaacctgtgatcctcctgcctcagtctcctgagacaCTCTTATTACAAGCATGAGCCCCTGAACCTGGCAGTTCTTACAttctttaaattgtaattttctttTACTCTCATAGATCCATCTTCTTGAATTAACTTTTGAACTCTtgggaatttatatttttataagctcAGAAGTTTACATCTACTTTTTCTGCAGTGGGTATCTATTTATTGAAACCCTTTCACCATATAAATATACaggtttttctttaatttcagtgaaaattatgaaacatcaTTTTATTGAGTGCTAGCTAAATGTATCCTtggttttatttaggtttctcctAGTGATGGGACAGAGAACAAGCTATTGCATAAATATCACAAGAAGAAGGATGAGGTCTCTGTGAAGAGACTGGGAATGGACACAGTAAAATATCAGAACCAGGAAAAGAAGTGCTTTGAGAATACtgaaattttaagagaaaagaatACCAGCCTTCCATGGACACAAAAATTGAATGAGGAAACACTTATGGAAATATTCCAGGACAATGAACAGTTGGATATTTGGAAAGTTGAGAGTACATTGCAAAATTTCACACCTGAGAGTGAAAAACAAAGCACAGAAAGACCAGAAACAGATGTCAAATCTCACCCTGCCAGATCTGGTCCTGCTCCACCCCATCAAAGTGAAAGTCCAACACCAAAAGGAAATCTAGAACTTGCTTTCCAGAGAGGCAGAGATAAAGACTTTAGTTCACAGGAAGAAAAGAATATTGATGTATCTAACCTAAACGTTAGTAGTGAGATTCCTTCCCAACAGGTTTCAAAGTCTGAAGTAAAAGTAAGTAACCAAGAAAACAAGTTTTATCAGTCAAGAGTAATGACTTTGGCTACAGATCAGGTAAACAGACACCTAATACAAAGACAGTGCCAACGGAAGGAAATGGAACACAGGTAtcaaaatgaacaaagaaaaaggaatgaaCACCTCAGAAAGCAGGAAGTTTCTAAAGAGAAGGTATCTAAACTACAAAGAGAAACTATATTGCATGAAGAACAATTGCATGACGACCAATTGCATGACTATCGGAACAAAGGTGACAATAGAATAGATGGAATTATTAATGTCCAAACTCAATTTTATGATGTTATAAAAAAACTTCAAGCTCGGAATGACAGGTATCGTCTCATGctggaaaacaaatatttggagTTAATCAATGAAACTAATCATTTAAAAGAACAACTGGATCAATATGGAAAGGAGAAAGCAGAAGTAAGTATCAAGCAAGATATCTGTATAAAGAGTCTTCAAAGGAATACTCAAAGTGATATCTGCTTATGGCTAAATGTTGATTCTTGatgaatataaaaatgtagatatTAT is from Callospermophilus lateralis isolate mCalLat2 unplaced genomic scaffold, mCalLat2.hap1 Scaffold_112, whole genome shotgun sequence and encodes:
- the LOC143640073 gene encoding ankyrin repeat domain-containing protein 26-like, with product MTVSVPSLRYFLRIIHRCLFLTHLERNIIKQKRKKMDMFMVSPSDGTENKLLHKYHKKKDEVSVKRLGMDTVKYQNQEKKCFENTEILREKNTSLPWTQKLNEETLMEIFQDNEQLDIWKVESTLQNFTPESEKQSTERPETDVKSHPARSGPAPPHQSESPTPKGNLELAFQRGRDKDFSSQEEKNIDVSNLNVSSEIPSQQVSKSEVKVSNQENKFYQSRVMTLATDQVNRHLIQRQCQRKEMEHRYQNEQRKRNEHLRKQEVSKEKVSKLQRETILHEEQLHDDQLHDYRNKGDNRIDGIINVQTQFYDVIKKLQARNDRYRLMLENKYLELINETNHLKEQLDQYGKEKAEVSIKQDICIKSLQRNTQSDICLWLNVDS